The following coding sequences are from one uncultured Desulfobacter sp. window:
- a CDS encoding MFS transporter, giving the protein MNDTRFMHKGSRRYYMANLALFLAGFVTFASLYDFQPLFPNLVQAYGITPAMASLSLSVATFSLAFTLPFSGSLSDAVGRRPLIIVASILAPVLAFIAAVNHAFSGMLLLRLGQGIILAGVPAVAMAYINEETEPSALGAAMGLYIAGNGMGGMSGRILTAWFTDLMGWRWALVSMALLCFLCGLMVWACLPASRNFSGKTFRPRALLSSMADHLKNPGLRKLYLIAFCCMGGFVTLYNYVTFRLLGRDFGLSHTQVGLIFLAYAFGSVSSTVMGNLVNTYGRLRILCSALGIMTAGLVLTVCVSLWVVIAGIVLFTIGFFGAHSVASAWVGRLAAHSHAQASSLYLFFYYMGSSISGTIGGTIYHGWAWPGVVVLILVLLGIAFIICLGIQSVSNGQKRISPIVP; this is encoded by the coding sequence ATGAACGATACAAGATTCATGCATAAAGGCAGCCGCAGATACTATATGGCCAACCTGGCGCTTTTTCTGGCCGGGTTTGTCACCTTTGCAAGCCTCTATGACTTTCAACCCCTGTTTCCCAATCTGGTCCAGGCATACGGTATCACCCCGGCCATGGCCAGCCTGTCGCTTTCCGTTGCCACCTTCTCACTGGCCTTTACCCTGCCGTTTTCAGGTTCCCTGTCCGATGCGGTGGGTCGGCGGCCATTGATCATTGTTGCCTCCATTCTTGCACCGGTGCTGGCCTTTATTGCTGCGGTGAACCACGCATTTTCAGGCATGCTTTTGCTGCGTCTGGGCCAGGGCATCATCCTGGCCGGTGTGCCGGCAGTGGCCATGGCATATATCAACGAAGAGACCGAGCCCAGCGCCCTGGGCGCGGCCATGGGGCTTTATATTGCGGGGAACGGCATGGGCGGGATGTCGGGCCGGATTCTGACCGCCTGGTTTACGGATCTGATGGGCTGGCGGTGGGCGCTGGTGAGCATGGCATTGCTCTGTTTCCTCTGTGGCCTGATGGTCTGGGCCTGTCTGCCAGCGTCGCGAAATTTCTCGGGTAAAACGTTTCGGCCCCGGGCGCTGCTATCCTCCATGGCAGATCATCTAAAGAACCCCGGGCTGCGAAAATTGTATCTGATCGCCTTTTGCTGCATGGGGGGATTTGTAACACTTTACAACTACGTGACCTTTCGGCTCCTGGGTCGAGATTTTGGCCTGAGCCACACCCAGGTGGGTTTGATTTTTCTGGCCTATGCCTTTGGATCGGTCAGCTCCACGGTGATGGGGAACCTGGTAAATACCTACGGACGGCTGCGGATTCTATGCTCGGCATTGGGAATTATGACCGCAGGCCTTGTGCTGACGGTCTGCGTATCCTTGTGGGTGGTGATCGCGGGGATTGTGCTCTTTACCATCGGATTTTTCGGGGCTCATTCCGTGGCCTCGGCCTGGGTTGGACGGCTTGCCGCCCATTCCCATGCCCAGGCCTCATCTTTGTATCTGTTTTTCTATTATATGGGATCAAGCATCTCGGGCACCATCGGCGGCACCATTTATCACGGTTGGGCCTGGCCGGGGGTCGTGGTGCTGATCCTGGTTCTTTTAGGCATCGCGTTTATTATCTGCCTGGGTATTCAATCTGTATCGAACGGACAAAAGCGGATTTCCCCAATTGTTCCCTAA
- a CDS encoding PLP-dependent aminotransferase family protein, producing the protein MDYQSFLADRTRLMQTNAIREILKVVSKPGIISLAGGIPSPQSFPMDLFGELVEKVMAKYQSRAFQYDLTEGFEPLREQLSLLLAGRGIAASAHQVNVTSGSQGVLDAMGKLLINKGDKIAVESPTYLGAISAFNPYEPQYVSMETDDQGLIPQSLDETLENHAIKLIYLVPTFQNPTGRTLSLERREQIAEIIQRHNALLMEDDPYSSLRYQGDAVPAIKTLAPDNVIYVSTLSKVFAPGLRIGFYAAPEFLRQWLVLVKQGVDLHTSTFNQALAAEYLEGGYLDAHLPKIIELYKPRQKAMLAALKKMMPTGYACTPSQGGMFLWMTGPDGLDDLALYEKAVANGVAFVPGRFFYTDPAQGKGTMRLNYTMADEATIEIAVEKLARAAEQQ; encoded by the coding sequence ATGGATTATCAATCATTTCTGGCGGACAGAACCCGGCTTATGCAGACCAATGCCATCCGGGAAATTCTCAAGGTGGTATCAAAGCCCGGAATCATCTCCCTGGCCGGCGGTATTCCCTCACCCCAAAGTTTTCCCATGGATCTTTTTGGAGAGCTGGTAGAAAAGGTGATGGCAAAGTATCAGTCCCGGGCATTTCAGTATGATCTCACCGAAGGGTTTGAGCCCCTGCGCGAACAACTCTCTCTCCTTTTGGCCGGGCGCGGGATTGCGGCATCAGCGCATCAGGTAAACGTCACCTCCGGCTCCCAGGGGGTTTTGGATGCCATGGGCAAGCTTCTGATCAACAAAGGAGATAAGATCGCCGTGGAATCCCCCACCTATCTTGGCGCCATCTCCGCCTTTAATCCCTATGAGCCCCAATACGTCTCCATGGAGACGGACGACCAAGGGCTGATTCCCCAATCCCTGGATGAGACGCTGGAAAATCATGCCATCAAGCTGATCTACCTGGTTCCCACATTCCAGAACCCCACGGGCCGGACCCTCTCCCTTGAAAGAAGAGAGCAGATTGCCGAGATCATCCAACGGCACAATGCCCTGCTCATGGAAGATGATCCCTACTCTTCCCTTCGGTACCAGGGCGATGCGGTTCCGGCCATCAAGACCCTGGCCCCGGACAATGTCATCTATGTCTCCACCTTGTCCAAGGTCTTTGCCCCCGGGCTTCGCATCGGCTTTTACGCAGCGCCTGAATTTCTGCGCCAATGGCTGGTCCTGGTCAAACAGGGGGTGGACCTTCACACCTCAACCTTTAACCAGGCCCTGGCGGCTGAATATCTGGAAGGCGGATACCTTGATGCCCACCTGCCAAAGATTATCGAGTTATATAAACCCAGGCAAAAGGCCATGCTGGCGGCTCTTAAAAAAATGATGCCCACAGGATATGCATGTACCCCGTCCCAAGGGGGGATGTTTTTATGGATGACCGGTCCCGACGGCCTGGATGACCTGGCATTGTACGAAAAGGCTGTGGCGAACGGTGTGGCGTTTGTGCCGGGCCGGTTCTTTTATACCGACCCTGCCCAGGGAAAAGGCACCATGCGGCTCAATTACACCATGGCGGATGAAGCCACCATTGAAATTGCTGTGGAAAAACTGGCCCGGGCGGCAGAGCAACAATAA
- the pncB gene encoding nicotinate phosphoribosyltransferase has protein sequence MIETILDNDLYKFTMQQAVHRLYPKARVRYELTNRGKTPFPQGFDSLIKERVAQMDGLRLTREERVWLEKACPYFTPGYLDYLAAYRFDPDQVEISQQGPRLSVRVDGIWSRTILWEVPLMATISETFFEVTAPGILSRQAIRERNQTKAKRMSDAGLTFVEFGTRRRFSSTNQAHFLEDVLALDQHRMAGTSNVHFARVYDLAPVGTLAHEWIMFHGALTDYTDANAGAMDDWLKVYPDVLGIALTDTYTTNNFLKAFNSDRAGRFSGVRHDSGDPETFTREIIGHYKEKGIDPATKAIVFSDGLNVDRAIKIHQFCRGAVKDSYGIGTNLTNDVGVTPLNIVIKLSWVQPEPDMDGRPTVKLSDDPGKHTGDPGELRYCRKVLGL, from the coding sequence ATGATTGAGACGATACTTGACAATGATCTGTATAAATTCACCATGCAGCAGGCGGTACATCGGCTGTATCCCAAGGCCCGGGTCCGGTATGAACTGACCAACCGGGGGAAAACCCCTTTTCCCCAAGGCTTTGATAGTTTGATTAAAGAGCGGGTTGCTCAGATGGACGGCCTGCGCTTGACCCGTGAAGAACGGGTGTGGCTGGAAAAGGCCTGCCCCTATTTTACACCAGGGTATCTGGACTACCTGGCCGCTTACCGTTTTGACCCGGATCAGGTGGAAATTTCCCAACAGGGGCCCAGGCTTTCCGTCAGGGTGGATGGGATTTGGAGCCGGACCATTCTATGGGAAGTGCCGTTGATGGCCACCATTTCCGAAACTTTTTTTGAGGTAACCGCCCCTGGGATTTTGTCCAGACAGGCCATCCGGGAGCGCAACCAGACCAAAGCGAAACGGATGTCCGATGCCGGCCTGACCTTTGTGGAGTTCGGCACCCGGCGGCGGTTTTCCAGTACCAATCAGGCCCATTTTCTTGAGGATGTGCTGGCCCTGGACCAGCACCGCATGGCAGGGACCTCCAATGTGCATTTTGCAAGAGTTTACGATCTTGCCCCGGTGGGAACTTTGGCCCATGAATGGATTATGTTCCATGGCGCCTTAACCGATTATACGGACGCCAATGCCGGGGCCATGGATGACTGGCTTAAAGTATACCCCGATGTACTCGGCATTGCCCTGACCGATACCTATACCACGAACAATTTTTTAAAGGCCTTTAACAGTGACCGGGCCGGGCGGTTTTCCGGTGTCCGCCACGATTCCGGAGACCCGGAAACCTTTACCCGGGAGATCATCGGCCATTATAAAGAAAAGGGAATTGATCCGGCGACCAAGGCCATTGTCTTTTCAGACGGCCTGAATGTGGACCGGGCCATTAAAATTCATCAATTCTGCCGGGGAGCGGTCAAGGACTCCTATGGCATCGGAACCAATTTGACCAATGACGTGGGGGTGACCCCTTTGAATATTGTGATCAAATTATCCTGGGTGCAGCCTGAGCCCGATATGGACGGGCGCCCCACGGTGAAGTTGTCGGATGACCCGGGCAAACATACCGGTGATCCCGGGGAGTTGCGATACTGCCGAAAAGTTCTTGGCCTTTGA
- the pncA gene encoding bifunctional nicotinamidase/pyrazinamidase has protein sequence MQINTKMEHTAVIVVDIQPDFTQAMQGSLAVGGADQAYLDAAETETRRLKALGFPIYATQDWHPADHISFFSNHDNANPYDLIEIEGRQQVLWPPHCVQESPGAQLLMDESLFTAIVKKGMDPAFDSYSGFFDDGKKATGLADILKDAGIKGLIIYGLATDYCVKATVMDAKMLRFEVTLLEELCRGVAPETTNAALEEMKGAGVDIG, from the coding sequence ATGCAGATAAATACAAAAATGGAGCATACCGCCGTAATTGTTGTGGATATCCAGCCGGATTTTACCCAGGCCATGCAGGGCAGCCTGGCCGTGGGAGGTGCCGACCAGGCATACCTTGATGCAGCAGAGACCGAAACCCGCCGACTTAAAGCACTGGGTTTTCCCATCTATGCCACCCAGGACTGGCACCCGGCAGACCACATCTCTTTTTTCTCCAACCACGACAACGCCAATCCCTATGATCTGATCGAAATTGAAGGCCGCCAACAGGTATTATGGCCCCCCCATTGTGTCCAGGAGAGTCCCGGCGCCCAATTGTTGATGGATGAATCCCTTTTTACGGCCATTGTAAAAAAAGGCATGGACCCGGCATTTGATTCCTATTCCGGCTTTTTCGATGACGGAAAAAAAGCGACCGGCCTGGCGGATATCCTAAAAGACGCCGGTATAAAAGGCCTCATCATTTACGGGCTGGCAACGGATTATTGCGTCAAGGCCACGGTCATGGACGCTAAAATGCTTAGGTTTGAGGTAACACTGCTCGAAGAGCTGTGCCGGGGTGTTGCACCGGAAACCACAAACGCCGCGTTGGAAGAGATGAAAGGGGCGGGTGTCGATATCGGCTGA
- a CDS encoding transporter substrate-binding domain-containing protein: protein MNKDKAFDYSGVKDLSGKKVGILLGWSYGTDFDEAKKQKAFTAEEGKSDEVNFKKLIQGWLDGVVAIELAGQKLIAQKGLQDKIVMAETPVAINDTYLIFGKSLDKKSLLTQFNTALAGMKADGSYDEIIKGVVSN, encoded by the coding sequence ATGAATAAGGACAAGGCATTTGACTATTCCGGAGTAAAAGATTTGTCTGGAAAGAAGGTTGGGATACTGCTCGGATGGAGCTATGGGACAGATTTTGACGAAGCCAAAAAGCAAAAGGCATTTACCGCCGAAGAAGGGAAGTCCGACGAGGTGAACTTTAAAAAGCTCATCCAGGGCTGGCTGGACGGTGTCGTGGCCATCGAATTAGCCGGGCAAAAACTGATCGCCCAAAAAGGCCTCCAGGACAAAATAGTAATGGCCGAGACCCCGGTGGCCATTAACGACACGTACCTAATATTCGGCAAAAGCCTGGATAAAAAATCACTTCTGACGCAATTCAACACGGCTTTGGCCGGGATGAAAGCCGACGGTTCCTACGACGAAATTATCAAAGGGGTGGTATCGAATTAA